The following are encoded in a window of Stigmatopora nigra isolate UIUO_SnigA chromosome 23, RoL_Snig_1.1, whole genome shotgun sequence genomic DNA:
- the lrrc17 gene encoding leucine-rich repeat-containing protein 17, translating into MRLLAWFCLLLLFRLAHPRRGPRSGLADGSGWRRRHGLVKRQTRECKEYVEAGEKYLDCQDRQLTTVMQDWPKDIHHLLLARNKIQVLRDNMFSQFAQLKSLDLQQNDISMVEERAFNGLPKLRTLLLQHNKLKTASEEFLLPLPRLAYLRLYDNPWSCQCPLDSLLRMLQVPSNRNLGNFAKCAEPLSLRGQKLKKLNVDSLCAGDNQVDETQPKPPVIKTGATSMCHTYLFPKPVLDCSNKGLSNVPSGLPSDIVKMDLSGNNIKHLRPKQFLQSKDLKMLNLSSTSLNQIDPGAFAGQLYLRELDLSNNGLHYFHYGVLEDLYFLRKLSLDNNLWICDYNIHYLIYWLKLHPGVAHTGLTCAEPGEFRGWRVADYVKTYNGECPKDGQNGWANGGEGVSENEAQELVGETEEGVLPRPLKDQKLKRFEIIRLS; encoded by the exons ATGCGTCTCCTCGCCTGGTTCTGTCTCCTGCTGCTCTTCCGGTTGGCCCATCCTCGAAGAGGTCCTCGCTCCGGCCTGGCCGATGGGTCAGGATGGCGGCGAAGGCACGGCCTGGTCAAACGCCAAACTCGGGAATGCAAGGAGTACGTGGAAGCGGGGGAGAAGTACCTGGACTGCCAGGACAGGCAGCTGACGACCGTCATGCAAGACTGGCCCAAAGATATCCACCACCTGCTTCTGGCCAGGAATAAAATCCAG GTTCTGAGGGACAACATGTTCTCCCAATTCGCACAACTGAAGAGCCTGGACCTCCAGCAGAACGACATCTCCATGGTAGAAGAGCGTGCATTTAACGGGCTTCCCAAACTCAGGACGTTACTTCTCCAACACAACAAGCTGAAAACAGCCAGCGAGGAATTCTTGCTACCCTTGCCCCGCCTGGCCTACCTCCGACTGTACGACAATCCCTGGAGCTGTCAGTGCCCGTTGGACAGCCTGCTTAGGATGCTGCAGGTGCCTAGTAACCGCAACCTGGGCAATTTCGCCAAGTGTGCGGAGCCTCTTTCGCTCAGGGGCCAGAAGTTGAAGAAGCTGAACGTGGACTCGTTGTGTGCAGGTGACAACCAGGTGGATGAGACTCAACCTAAGCCACCCGTCATAAAGACAGGGGCCACATCTATGTGCCACACCTACTTGTTCCCCAAACCCGTATTGGACTGCAGCAACAAAG GTTTGAGTAACGTCCCGTCCGGCTTGCCTTCCGACATCGTGAAGATGGATCTGTCCGGCAACAACATTAAACATCTTAGGCCAAAGCAATTCCTCCAGTCCAAAGACCTGAAAATGCTCAACCTCAGCAGCACCAGCCTTAACCAAATAGACCCAG GTGCATTTGCAGGCCAGCTGTACCTTCGTGAGCTGGACCTGTCCAACAATGGCCTCCACTACTTCCATTACGGCGTCCTGGAGGACCTTTATTTCCTGCGAAAGCTGTCTTTGGACAACAACCTGTGGATCTGCGACTATAACATCCACTACTTGATCTATTGGCTCAAGTTACACCCCGGCGTGGCCCACACGGGACTCACCTGTGCCGAGCCCGGGGAATTCCGAGGCTGGCGCGTGGCGGACTATGTCAAGACCTACAACGGGGAGTGTCCAAAGGATGGACAGAATGGGTGGGCCAATGGGGGGGAAGGGGTGTCGGAGAACGAGGCACAAGAGCTGGTGGGGGAGACCGAGGAGGGGGTCCTGCCAAGGCCCTTGAAAGACCAGAAGTTGAAGAGGTTTGAGATCATCAGGTTGAGTTAA